The uncultured Desulfuromusa sp. genome has a segment encoding these proteins:
- a CDS encoding ABC transporter transmembrane domain-containing protein — translation MLLAERKKNIYLRLIKYAAPYKWIIALSMVASLGVSGCDAVIAYLVKPFVDELIVAGNLGMAKMIPFLVVALAAIKGFSRYVQSYNIQTAGQLAIQDIRNEVFGHSINLSMRFFSKNSSASLMSKILNDVNVMQAALADVLVTLLRETVTMIALSGYAFYADWKMALMAFVAVPAAVLPAVAVGKKIKIFSRRGQAAMGNVTSVLEQSFSGIKVIKAFATEPQEEQKFIRNNFKFFTLIRKTFRYSAATAPIMEIMTSFGVAVVLWYGLGRVVAEEITKGELFSILAAILLMYSPLKRLTKVNNTIQKAIGAAERVFQVLDTHSEIVDASDAIDLPRSQGYVSFENVGFSYDDDLVLRDFSVAAKPGEVVALVGPSGAGKSTFIGLLNRFYDPQQGQILIDGKDIRTLTQKSLHDNLALVDQETFLFNDTLMNNIRYGRPDADFSAVEVAARQAYADEFISQLPDGYETLVGDRGVRLSGGQRQRICIARAILRDAPILLLDEATSALDTESEAMVQQALGNLMANRTTFVIAHRLSTIMYADRILVLDKGAIVESGKHNELLQQGGLYKRLYDTQFEDRS, via the coding sequence GTGTTATTGGCTGAACGAAAAAAAAATATTTATCTGCGATTGATCAAGTACGCAGCGCCCTACAAGTGGATTATTGCCCTGTCTATGGTTGCATCATTGGGAGTTTCTGGTTGTGATGCGGTCATTGCTTATCTGGTCAAGCCATTTGTGGATGAATTGATTGTTGCCGGTAATTTAGGTATGGCAAAAATGATCCCTTTTCTGGTTGTCGCCCTGGCTGCAATAAAGGGTTTTTCCCGCTATGTCCAGTCATACAATATTCAGACTGCCGGACAACTGGCTATTCAGGATATTCGTAACGAAGTTTTTGGTCATTCTATTAATCTGTCGATGCGCTTTTTCAGCAAGAATTCTTCTGCCTCACTGATGTCAAAAATTCTCAATGATGTCAATGTGATGCAAGCGGCGCTTGCTGATGTTCTGGTGACATTGCTCCGCGAAACAGTGACGATGATCGCTCTGTCCGGATATGCTTTTTATGCCGACTGGAAAATGGCTTTGATGGCTTTTGTTGCTGTGCCGGCAGCTGTTCTCCCGGCAGTAGCTGTCGGTAAAAAGATAAAAATATTTTCCCGTCGTGGTCAAGCCGCAATGGGGAATGTGACTAGCGTGCTGGAACAGAGTTTTTCTGGAATCAAGGTTATTAAGGCGTTTGCGACTGAGCCGCAGGAAGAACAGAAATTTATACGGAATAATTTTAAATTTTTTACATTAATCCGTAAAACTTTCAGATATTCAGCAGCTACAGCACCGATCATGGAGATTATGACTTCATTCGGTGTAGCTGTTGTCCTTTGGTATGGTTTGGGGCGTGTTGTGGCCGAAGAGATAACCAAAGGGGAACTGTTCTCTATTCTAGCTGCAATCTTGCTGATGTATTCGCCTTTAAAACGGCTGACAAAAGTGAATAATACGATCCAAAAAGCCATTGGTGCGGCAGAACGGGTTTTTCAGGTGCTGGATACCCATTCTGAAATCGTTGACGCTTCTGACGCTATTGATTTACCACGCAGTCAGGGGTATGTCAGTTTTGAAAATGTTGGTTTTTCCTATGATGATGACCTGGTTTTACGTGATTTTTCTGTGGCTGCAAAACCGGGTGAGGTTGTTGCTCTGGTTGGACCCAGCGGGGCAGGTAAAAGTACCTTTATTGGTTTGTTGAATCGTTTTTATGACCCTCAGCAAGGTCAAATTCTGATTGATGGGAAAGATATTCGCACCCTGACGCAAAAAAGTCTGCACGATAATCTGGCTTTGGTGGATCAGGAAACATTTCTGTTTAATGACACCCTTATGAATAATATCCGTTACGGACGACCAGATGCTGATTTCAGCGCCGTAGAAGTTGCTGCACGTCAGGCTTATGCTGATGAATTTATTTCGCAACTGCCGGATGGGTACGAAACTTTGGTGGGCGATCGTGGTGTGCGCTTATCCGGAGGACAGCGGCAGAGGATCTGTATCGCTCGTGCAATTTTAAGGGATGCTCCTATCCTGTTGCTGGATGAAGCGACCAGTGCTCTGGATACTGAAAGTGAAGCCATGGTTCAACAGGCACTTGGGAATCTGATGGCGAATCGAACCACATTTGTTATTGCTCATCGTCTGTCCACAATTATGTATGCAGACCGGATTCTGGTTCTTGACAAGGGAGCTATTGTGGAGTCCGGGAAGCATAATGAATTGCTCCAGCAAGGCGGTTTGTATAAACGACTTTATGACACTCAGTTTGAGGATCGTTCGTAA
- the lpxB gene encoding lipid-A-disaccharide synthase, translating to MLQTAADRSPKIMIVAGEASGDLHGSNLIAAAAEYQPHLQFFGVGGDKMRAAGCRILFPSDELSVMGVVEVVSQLPRIYTRFKQLKLTLNGEERPDLLVLIDFPDFNLRLAKAAKAVGVPVLYYISPKVWAWRSGRAKVIAERVDRLALIFPFELKIYESLGVKAEYVGNPLLDEFAENQPAGLLRHHLGVEPDTQVVGIFPGSRNSELNYILDTLVETAELLHRKKPTAKFLVPVAPSLSRDVIEQRFSETQLPVFIVEENIYEVAAACNAVLTVSGTVTLQLTLVGTPMAILYKVAPLSYAIGKRLIKIEYAGLTNIVAGRGIVREFIQDAAQPQDMCAEVLRLLDDSDYAEAMQNNLTEVRKMLGSPGCSARVAAIAAEMTASPL from the coding sequence ATGCTGCAAACAGCTGCTGATAGATCTCCAAAAATTATGATAGTCGCAGGAGAAGCTTCAGGTGACCTCCATGGCAGCAATCTGATAGCGGCTGCAGCAGAATATCAGCCTCATCTGCAATTTTTTGGTGTCGGTGGTGATAAAATGCGTGCTGCCGGATGCAGAATACTTTTCCCTTCTGACGAATTATCTGTTATGGGGGTTGTTGAAGTCGTCAGTCAGCTGCCCAGGATTTACACTCGTTTTAAACAGCTTAAACTGACACTTAATGGTGAGGAAAGACCAGATCTCCTTGTTTTAATCGATTTTCCGGATTTTAATCTTCGCCTCGCCAAGGCTGCTAAGGCCGTTGGTGTCCCGGTTCTTTACTATATCAGCCCTAAAGTATGGGCCTGGCGCAGTGGTCGCGCTAAAGTTATTGCCGAGCGGGTTGACCGGCTGGCATTGATTTTTCCTTTTGAACTCAAGATCTATGAATCGCTGGGAGTTAAAGCTGAGTATGTCGGTAATCCACTGCTGGATGAGTTTGCAGAAAATCAGCCCGCAGGTTTATTGCGTCATCACCTTGGAGTTGAACCGGATACACAGGTGGTTGGGATTTTTCCCGGCAGCCGAAACAGTGAATTGAATTATATTTTAGACACGTTAGTGGAAACTGCTGAGCTTTTACATCGTAAAAAGCCCACTGCAAAATTTCTCGTTCCGGTTGCACCATCTTTGTCCCGGGATGTTATCGAGCAAAGGTTTTCTGAGACTCAATTGCCGGTTTTTATTGTCGAAGAAAATATTTATGAAGTGGCAGCTGCATGCAATGCTGTTTTAACCGTATCAGGAACGGTAACCTTGCAATTAACCTTGGTTGGTACGCCGATGGCCATTCTGTACAAAGTAGCTCCTTTGAGTTATGCGATTGGTAAACGGCTGATAAAAATTGAATATGCGGGATTGACAAATATTGTTGCCGGTCGCGGGATTGTCAGGGAGTTTATTCAGGATGCGGCCCAGCCGCAAGACATGTGCGCGGAAGTTTTACGTCTCCTGGACGATTCTGATTATGCTGAGGCCATGCAAAATAATTTGACGGAAGTTCGGAAGATGTTAGGTTCCCCTGGTTGTTCAGCACGAGTTGCTGCGATTGCAGCAGAAATGACAGCTTCTCCATTATGA
- the lpxA gene encoding acyl-ACP--UDP-N-acetylglucosamine O-acyltransferase, with the protein MIHPTAIIAPGAELDSSVKVGPYAVIGEQVKIGAGTTVGPHTVIEGHTEIGCDNHIFQFASIGAIPQDLKFSGEVSYLKIGDRNRIREFVTIHLGTEDGGGITTIGNDNLLMAYAHVAHDCIVKDHVILANAATLAGHVEVDDYAILGGLSAVHQFARIGCHVMASGGSMIGQDVVPYAIVQGDRARVVGLNLTGLKRRGFSREALANIKNMYKLVFRSNLKLEEAVAQIESQFDMTSSEVTAYLEFLQKSERGLVR; encoded by the coding sequence ATGATCCATCCGACAGCAATTATTGCACCGGGAGCTGAACTGGACTCTTCAGTGAAGGTTGGCCCTTACGCCGTTATTGGAGAGCAGGTCAAGATTGGTGCAGGAACAACAGTTGGTCCTCACACTGTCATTGAGGGGCATACCGAGATTGGGTGTGATAATCACATATTTCAATTTGCTTCGATCGGTGCTATTCCTCAGGATTTGAAATTTTCAGGAGAAGTCTCATATTTAAAAATCGGGGATCGTAATCGGATTCGAGAATTTGTGACAATCCATCTGGGGACCGAAGACGGCGGTGGCATCACAACAATCGGCAATGATAACCTCCTTATGGCTTATGCCCATGTGGCTCACGATTGTATCGTGAAAGATCATGTGATTCTTGCCAATGCTGCGACTCTGGCCGGGCATGTTGAGGTTGATGATTACGCAATTCTTGGCGGGCTCAGTGCTGTCCATCAGTTTGCACGTATAGGCTGTCATGTCATGGCCAGTGGTGGTTCAATGATTGGTCAGGATGTTGTTCCCTATGCGATAGTACAAGGGGACCGGGCAAGAGTTGTGGGCTTAAACCTGACAGGATTAAAACGTCGTGGGTTTAGTCGTGAGGCTCTGGCAAATATCAAAAATATGTATAAATTGGTGTTTCGCTCCAATCTGAAACTGGAAGAAGCTGTTGCGCAGATAGAGTCTCAGTTTGATATGACGAGCTCAGAAGTTACAGCATACCTTGAGTTTCTGCAGAAAAGTGAGCGTGGGTTGGTGCGATAG
- the fabZ gene encoding 3-hydroxyacyl-ACP dehydratase FabZ: MLVMNVQQIMKILPHRYPFLLIDRLEEVEKGVKVFGYKNVTINEPFFQGHFPDHPTMPGVLIVEAMAQVGGAYVTVIDDIGKDSLTYFVGIDKARFRKPVLPGDVLRLEVELMSKRRGIYQFSGKAFVEDTLVAEANLMATFAQK, translated from the coding sequence ATGCTTGTAATGAATGTTCAACAGATTATGAAAATTTTGCCACATCGATACCCTTTTCTTTTGATTGACCGCTTAGAAGAAGTTGAAAAGGGTGTGAAAGTCTTCGGATATAAAAATGTCACGATTAACGAACCTTTTTTTCAAGGTCATTTCCCTGACCATCCGACCATGCCGGGAGTCTTGATTGTTGAAGCTATGGCACAGGTTGGTGGTGCATATGTTACTGTTATCGATGATATTGGTAAAGACAGTCTGACCTATTTTGTCGGGATTGATAAGGCGCGTTTTCGGAAACCGGTTCTCCCTGGAGATGTTCTGCGTTTAGAAGTGGAGCTGATGTCAAAACGCAGAGGTATTTACCAGTTTAGCGGCAAGGCTTTTGTTGAAGACACCTTGGTAGCAGAAGCAAACTTGATGGCTACTTTTGCGCAAAAATAA
- the lpxD gene encoding UDP-3-O-(3-hydroxymyristoyl)glucosamine N-acyltransferase: MAKLHELADLVGGEIRGNAELEILQVAPIDKAQAGDITFVANPKYLAQLESCQASAVIISPGVEVSGKNLIVCANPYLAFAKILTFLQVLPRPVRGIMAGASVADSAVVDPTVTIYPGCVVGERVRIGAGTTLYPGVMVYSDVIIGNDCVLHANTVIREGCRLYDRVILQPAAIIGSDGFGFAPDGSAYYKIPQVGIVVLEEDVEIGANSCVDRAALGETRIRRGTKIDNLVQIAHNVDVGEDCILVSQGGVAGSSKIGNHCTFGGQAAIAGHLTVGENVMIGGRGGATGNVAPNQILSGLPLMPHKKWLRATMTLPKLPEMRKDLQQMQKRLDELEALLKEK, encoded by the coding sequence ATGGCAAAACTACATGAATTAGCTGATCTTGTCGGTGGTGAAATCCGGGGAAATGCTGAGCTTGAAATTCTTCAGGTTGCACCTATCGATAAAGCGCAGGCCGGTGACATCACTTTTGTTGCTAATCCAAAATATCTTGCCCAGCTGGAATCTTGTCAGGCGTCAGCAGTTATCATTTCCCCCGGAGTTGAAGTTTCCGGGAAGAATTTGATTGTCTGTGCTAATCCATATTTGGCGTTTGCTAAAATTCTGACCTTCCTGCAAGTTTTACCACGACCGGTAAGAGGAATTATGGCAGGGGCTTCGGTCGCAGACTCTGCTGTTGTCGATCCCACGGTTACAATCTATCCTGGTTGTGTGGTGGGAGAACGGGTGAGAATAGGGGCGGGAACCACGCTATATCCCGGTGTTATGGTTTATTCGGATGTTATAATCGGCAACGATTGTGTTTTGCACGCTAATACTGTGATTCGTGAAGGTTGCCGTTTATATGATCGGGTTATTTTGCAACCTGCTGCAATAATAGGTTCGGACGGCTTTGGTTTTGCCCCGGATGGATCGGCCTATTATAAAATCCCTCAGGTCGGTATTGTTGTTCTGGAAGAGGATGTTGAGATTGGTGCAAATAGCTGTGTGGATCGTGCTGCTCTTGGCGAAACACGTATTCGTCGCGGTACCAAAATCGACAATTTAGTACAAATTGCTCACAATGTGGATGTTGGAGAAGACTGTATTCTGGTTTCCCAGGGGGGGGTTGCCGGGAGTTCAAAGATTGGCAATCATTGTACCTTTGGCGGGCAAGCAGCTATTGCCGGACATCTGACAGTCGGAGAGAATGTCATGATTGGTGGTCGTGGTGGTGCAACAGGAAATGTCGCTCCCAATCAGATCCTCTCAGGTTTGCCACTGATGCCGCACAAAAAATGGCTTAGGGCGACAATGACATTACCCAAACTCCCTGAAATGCGAAAAGATCTGCAGCAAATGCAAAAGCGTCTGGATGAGCTTGAAGCGCTGTTGAAGGAGAAGTGA
- a CDS encoding OmpH family outer membrane protein codes for MKKIIITLAALLLLSTTAFAANKLAYVDLQKALNLSKAGAQAKTEIAELAKQYETEFKIQQGDFLKLKGELEKQAALLSDTAKQEKIKEYQQSAEALQQFQQNAQRKLQQEDGKRTQEILKELSEILKTFGKDGQYTMIFERSEGGLVYVDENVEDLTEKLIKAYDESKK; via the coding sequence ATGAAAAAAATTATTATTACTCTCGCAGCTTTACTTTTACTTTCGACTACTGCTTTTGCAGCAAATAAGCTTGCTTATGTTGATTTGCAGAAAGCGTTAAACTTATCCAAAGCCGGAGCGCAAGCGAAAACCGAAATTGCAGAACTTGCAAAACAATATGAAACTGAATTCAAGATCCAGCAGGGGGATTTTTTAAAACTCAAAGGTGAACTTGAAAAACAGGCTGCTCTCCTGTCTGACACCGCAAAACAGGAAAAAATAAAAGAATATCAACAAAGCGCAGAGGCTTTACAGCAGTTTCAGCAAAATGCTCAGCGTAAGTTGCAACAGGAAGATGGAAAGCGGACCCAGGAAATCTTGAAGGAACTTTCCGAAATTTTAAAAACATTTGGTAAAGATGGACAGTACACCATGATTTTTGAGCGGAGTGAAGGCGGTTTGGTTTATGTCGATGAGAACGTTGAAGATCTGACTGAAAAACTTATCAAGGCCTACGATGAAAGCAAAAAATAA
- the bamA gene encoding outer membrane protein assembly factor BamA produces the protein MLKKTLLTLFLLSIAVLSIAQEIKVSDIQIEGNNRIEKSSIMAVIPIKPGDLTSLDDIDEVLHSIFALGRFEDVSAELTEVQGAKILTFVVKELPLIRRIEFAGNDELTKQKLRPFVKIRTPSIYNRAKIEESIVEIKNAYIEDGYHAAKIEPELKTDIKNEATLTFNIVEGKKVLIRDIKFVGNTIFDKSDLLKKIETKERWFLSWITGRGAYLEETMDLDIERIKAAYHDEGYQDVKVKPAQISLVEDKSLDVLIEIDEGPQYKVGKVSLSGDMMLPEEQLLTLVKLKPGGVFSRTELRESILALTDVYADNGYAYANVTPLTKKDKKALLIDLNLEVEQGIQVFVERIEINGNSKTRDKVIRREIPLLEGSLFSAKRIKDANRRIRNLGFFDEVNVTNNPGSDETKTVLDVQVEEKPTGTFSIGAGYSSTDKIMAQGSLSQDNFMGYGVRLSLSGSFGSTSNTYSLGISDPHFLDTDWTLGGEVYKSEREYDDYDDQRTGGSIRAGHPVSRNSKAYLTYRYEEQEILNIDYASVGYDDPWIYARKAKLSSITAEWVRNSTDFYQDPSRGGITKLSLEYAGLGGTENFVKSIVEHRHFFPLFWGTVFSIHGEAGYVVSTNDDDVSITEKFFLGGIRTMRGFETREVGPVDEDGDYIGGEKMGYFNFEYLFPIYKDLGLKGVLFYDTGNAWRDDEEYFSDMRNSVGAGIRWQSPLGPLRFEWGYNLSPRDDEKQSVFEFSIGKSF, from the coding sequence ATGTTGAAGAAAACGCTTCTGACACTTTTTCTGTTAAGTATTGCCGTACTGTCAATAGCCCAGGAGATTAAAGTTTCTGATATTCAGATTGAGGGAAACAATCGGATAGAAAAATCTTCAATCATGGCGGTGATCCCAATTAAACCAGGAGACCTGACTTCCCTGGACGATATTGATGAAGTATTACACAGCATCTTTGCTCTGGGTCGCTTTGAAGACGTTTCAGCTGAACTGACTGAGGTCCAGGGAGCGAAGATTCTCACTTTTGTTGTCAAAGAACTGCCCCTGATTCGCAGAATAGAGTTTGCCGGCAATGATGAGCTGACCAAACAAAAATTGCGACCTTTTGTGAAAATCAGAACCCCCTCAATTTATAACCGTGCAAAGATTGAGGAGAGTATTGTTGAAATTAAAAATGCCTATATCGAGGATGGTTATCATGCCGCAAAAATAGAGCCGGAGCTGAAAACCGATATTAAGAATGAGGCCACTCTGACCTTTAATATTGTCGAAGGGAAGAAAGTTCTTATCCGGGACATTAAATTTGTTGGCAATACTATTTTTGATAAAAGCGATTTGCTCAAAAAAATTGAAACGAAAGAGCGTTGGTTCCTGTCTTGGATCACTGGCAGGGGGGCTTATCTCGAAGAAACTATGGACCTGGATATTGAAAGAATTAAGGCAGCTTACCATGATGAGGGCTATCAGGACGTCAAGGTTAAGCCGGCACAGATATCTCTGGTCGAAGATAAATCGCTGGATGTCTTGATTGAAATTGATGAAGGTCCCCAGTATAAAGTTGGCAAAGTCTCACTTTCCGGCGACATGATGCTCCCTGAAGAGCAATTACTGACCTTGGTGAAACTGAAACCCGGAGGTGTTTTTAGCCGCACTGAATTACGTGAAAGCATTCTCGCGTTGACAGATGTATACGCAGACAACGGCTATGCTTATGCCAACGTAACACCACTGACGAAAAAGGATAAAAAGGCATTGCTGATTGATTTGAATCTGGAGGTGGAACAGGGAATTCAGGTGTTTGTTGAACGAATTGAGATCAACGGCAACTCAAAAACCCGAGACAAAGTTATTCGGCGTGAAATTCCCTTGCTGGAGGGGAGTCTTTTCAGTGCAAAGCGAATTAAGGACGCGAATCGAAGAATTCGTAACCTTGGATTTTTTGATGAAGTGAATGTCACCAATAATCCGGGTTCAGATGAAACCAAAACTGTTCTCGATGTTCAAGTGGAGGAAAAACCAACAGGAACCTTTTCAATCGGTGCCGGTTATTCTTCAACGGATAAGATTATGGCCCAAGGATCGCTTTCCCAGGATAATTTTATGGGTTATGGGGTTCGCCTCAGTTTAAGTGGCTCATTCGGCTCAACCAGTAACACCTATTCTCTTGGTATCAGTGATCCGCATTTCTTGGATACGGATTGGACTCTGGGAGGCGAGGTCTATAAGTCGGAAAGAGAATATGACGATTACGATGATCAGCGAACCGGTGGGTCGATCAGGGCTGGGCATCCTGTAAGTCGGAATTCAAAAGCTTATTTGACCTATCGTTATGAGGAACAGGAAATTTTAAATATTGATTACGCTTCTGTCGGTTATGATGACCCTTGGATTTATGCACGGAAGGCGAAGCTTTCTTCCATCACCGCAGAATGGGTTCGTAATAGCACTGATTTTTATCAAGATCCCAGTCGTGGTGGTATAACCAAGCTGAGCCTTGAATATGCCGGTCTGGGAGGTACAGAAAATTTTGTCAAATCAATCGTTGAACACCGCCATTTTTTCCCGCTGTTCTGGGGGACGGTTTTTTCGATTCATGGGGAGGCTGGATATGTTGTCTCCACAAATGATGATGATGTGTCGATAACGGAGAAGTTTTTCCTGGGCGGTATCCGCACCATGCGTGGATTCGAAACCCGGGAGGTTGGCCCGGTCGATGAAGATGGAGATTACATCGGCGGGGAAAAAATGGGGTATTTCAACTTTGAATACTTGTTCCCCATCTATAAAGATCTTGGTTTGAAAGGGGTTTTGTTTTATGACACTGGTAATGCATGGAGGGACGATGAGGAATATTTCTCTGATATGCGTAACAGTGTTGGCGCCGGTATCCGTTGGCAGAGTCCGTTGGGGCCACTCCGTTTTGAATGGGGTTATAATCTCTCGCCTCGAGATGATGAGAAGCAATCGGTATTTGAATTCAGCATCGGAAAATCTTTTTAA
- a CDS encoding ABC transporter ATP-binding protein, which produces MNDAAAMIEVSELGKSFKTPGGEIEVLRGVNFQICAGERVAVVGTSGAGKTTLMHILGGLDRPTSGSVFFKGTNLSVLRGSELDSFRNRTIGFVFQFHQLLPEFTAVENVMMPLLIGGVRRVDAEKKAADILAEVGLEKRLTHKPGALSGGEQQRVAIARALIREPQLLLADEPTGNLDSRISDEIMLLLNQMHKTRGLTMIIVTHNISLANSLDRILRIEDGMLTSDNLN; this is translated from the coding sequence ATGAATGATGCTGCGGCAATGATTGAAGTTTCAGAACTGGGGAAGTCTTTTAAAACTCCGGGAGGAGAAATTGAAGTCCTGCGCGGGGTTAATTTCCAGATCTGTGCCGGTGAACGGGTGGCTGTTGTTGGTACTTCCGGTGCAGGTAAAACAACCCTGATGCATATTCTTGGAGGGTTGGACCGCCCGACTTCAGGCAGTGTGTTTTTTAAAGGGACAAATTTATCCGTTTTGCGCGGTTCAGAACTGGACAGTTTTCGTAACCGTACTATCGGGTTTGTGTTCCAGTTTCATCAGTTATTGCCTGAGTTTACGGCGGTGGAAAATGTCATGATGCCACTTTTAATTGGTGGTGTCAGACGTGTTGATGCGGAAAAAAAAGCTGCAGATATTCTGGCGGAAGTCGGCTTGGAGAAGCGTTTGACCCACAAACCTGGTGCTTTATCCGGTGGAGAGCAACAGCGGGTTGCTATTGCCAGGGCTCTTATTCGTGAACCACAACTACTTCTTGCGGATGAACCCACCGGAAACCTGGATAGCCGTATATCTGATGAAATTATGCTGTTACTGAACCAGATGCATAAAACTCGTGGACTGACCATGATTATTGTTACCCACAACATCTCTTTGGCAAACAGCCTTGACCGGATCCTGCGGATTGAAGATGGAATGCTTACAAGCGACAATTTAAATTGA
- a CDS encoding lipoprotein-releasing ABC transporter permease subunit, translating into MSYEWFISLRYLRAKRKQTFISVISFISIAGVTLGVAALILVLAVMTGFSDGVRQQILGNVPHVLIQRFGEGIDNPRELVTAAKNTPHVLSAVPFVSKEAMLLSRGNVSAVSVKGVGPEHKIFSQQMLTAEGRLATEQFFSGAMDRPGIIIGLDTAGSLGVTVGDSVNVIPPLFSMTPFGMIPKMKPFEVVAVFEKQSSLVDSFYAYIPLSVAQTFFDSEGVVSGVELEVDRYDRAPQVAEALSAQFDFPTVIRPWQSIYGSFLSALKLEKLGLFIILGIIVLVAAFNIATTLIMVVMEKNRDIAILRAMGANSRSIMKIFMMEGFIIGTVGTGVGAVLGVMLANYADAAIKFLEQLFGIRIFDQSVYGMEHFPSDIIASDVAMVVLMAMSICLLATIYPAWRASRMDPTEALRYE; encoded by the coding sequence ATGTCCTACGAATGGTTTATCAGCCTGCGCTATCTGCGTGCCAAGCGCAAGCAAACTTTTATTTCTGTCATATCCTTTATCTCGATTGCCGGGGTGACTCTTGGCGTTGCCGCCCTGATTCTGGTTCTGGCGGTGATGACAGGTTTTTCTGATGGTGTTCGCCAGCAGATTCTGGGGAATGTCCCTCATGTCTTAATCCAGCGTTTTGGTGAGGGAATCGATAATCCTCGGGAGCTGGTGACCGCTGCGAAGAATACCCCGCATGTTCTTTCCGCAGTCCCCTTTGTGTCTAAAGAGGCAATGTTACTCTCCAGAGGGAATGTCTCGGCTGTCAGTGTCAAAGGGGTGGGGCCAGAGCATAAAATATTTTCGCAACAGATGCTGACAGCGGAAGGTCGGTTGGCGACGGAGCAGTTTTTTTCCGGAGCCATGGATCGCCCTGGTATCATCATCGGGCTTGATACGGCCGGCAGCCTGGGTGTGACTGTTGGTGATTCCGTCAATGTTATTCCTCCCTTGTTCAGTATGACTCCTTTTGGAATGATTCCGAAGATGAAACCTTTTGAGGTTGTCGCTGTTTTTGAGAAACAGAGCAGTCTTGTTGATAGCTTTTATGCTTATATCCCTTTGTCTGTTGCGCAGACTTTTTTTGACTCAGAGGGGGTTGTCAGTGGTGTTGAGCTGGAAGTCGATCGTTATGATCGGGCTCCTCAAGTTGCTGAAGCTCTGTCCGCTCAGTTTGATTTTCCCACCGTCATTCGCCCCTGGCAGAGTATTTATGGTTCTTTCCTTTCCGCACTGAAGCTGGAAAAACTCGGTTTATTTATCATTCTCGGGATTATCGTACTGGTTGCCGCTTTTAATATCGCAACAACCCTGATCATGGTTGTGATGGAGAAAAATCGGGACATAGCGATACTTAGAGCCATGGGAGCCAATTCTCGCAGCATTATGAAAATCTTCATGATGGAAGGGTTCATTATCGGTACAGTGGGCACCGGGGTGGGGGCAGTCCTTGGGGTGATGCTGGCCAACTATGCCGATGCTGCAATCAAATTCCTGGAGCAATTGTTCGGAATCCGGATATTTGACCAGTCGGTTTACGGCATGGAACATTTCCCATCAGATATTATTGCCAGTGATGTTGCTATGGTGGTGTTGATGGCAATGAGCATCTGTTTGCTGGCAACTATTTATCCGGCATGGCGAGCTTCGCGCATGGACCCGACTGAGGCTTTGCGCTATGAATGA